From Aliarcobacter butzleri, the proteins below share one genomic window:
- a CDS encoding pyridoxamine 5'-phosphate oxidase family protein — MRRDEFNINDKNSIDEILKACEYGTLSLISEGKPYVVALNFVQYKNAIYFHGAKEGKKIEAIKSNPNAAFLVVKPYSFIPSYFSDTMAACPATQFFASVLLEGKLSFIEDKDKKADILNALMKKFQNEDSFEEIAYNKAMYTKMLDKTAIIELKIETQSCKIKVGQNLNEERKNKFLEKLKNRNSQIDNETIKQMKIHS; from the coding sequence TTGAGAAGAGATGAATTTAATATAAATGATAAAAATAGTATAGATGAAATATTAAAAGCGTGTGAATATGGAACTTTAAGTCTTATAAGTGAGGGGAAACCTTATGTTGTAGCTTTGAATTTTGTACAATATAAAAATGCAATATATTTTCATGGAGCAAAAGAAGGAAAAAAGATTGAAGCTATAAAATCAAATCCAAATGCAGCTTTTTTAGTAGTAAAACCTTACTCATTTATACCTTCATATTTTAGTGATACAATGGCAGCTTGTCCTGCAACTCAGTTTTTTGCTTCAGTATTGCTTGAAGGAAAATTGAGTTTTATAGAAGATAAAGATAAAAAAGCTGATATTTTAAATGCTTTGATGAAGAAATTTCAAAACGAAGATAGTTTTGAAGAAATTGCTTATAATAAAGCGATGTACACAAAAATGCTTGATAAAACGGCAATTATTGAGTTAAAGATTGAAACTCAAAGTTGTAAAATAAAAGTAGGGCAAAACTTAAATGAAGAGAGAAAAAATAAATTCTTAGAAAAATTAAAAAATAGAAATTCACAAATAGATAATGAAACTATAAAACAGATGAAAATACATAGTTAA
- a CDS encoding efflux RND transporter periplasmic adaptor subunit, which translates to MKKLLLIQLLFINLFATTLELDGMVESENEKVISSKMMGYITKINVNEGDKVKKGDILYEIDASNISYNADILKNQVKNLELNLKRYKNLLDQDLVSKYDYEQLELNLISAKAKLSELNAQYDYLKIKATNNGLIVKKSIKEGEMAMPGMPHMILTDLDSLIIKTNIAESMLKDIKLNQEVKITIPSQNYESIGKIVAIFPNIISNTHSFTLKISFDKKNFNIYPNMYAKIFMQIGSNDEQ; encoded by the coding sequence ATGAAAAAATTATTATTAATACAACTACTATTTATAAATCTTTTTGCAACAACTTTAGAACTTGATGGAATGGTTGAATCTGAAAATGAAAAAGTAATCTCAAGCAAAATGATGGGATATATCACAAAAATAAATGTAAATGAAGGTGATAAGGTAAAAAAAGGTGATATTTTATACGAAATTGATGCTTCAAATATTTCATACAATGCCGATATATTAAAAAATCAAGTAAAAAACCTTGAATTAAATCTAAAAAGATACAAAAATCTTTTAGATCAAGACTTAGTTTCAAAGTATGATTATGAACAGCTTGAGCTAAATTTGATAAGTGCAAAAGCAAAATTAAGTGAGTTAAATGCTCAATATGATTATCTAAAAATCAAAGCAACAAATAATGGACTTATAGTAAAAAAATCTATTAAAGAAGGTGAAATGGCTATGCCAGGTATGCCTCATATGATTTTAACAGATTTAGATTCTTTAATTATAAAAACAAATATTGCAGAATCTATGCTGAAAGATATAAAACTAAATCAAGAAGTAAAAATAACTATTCCTTCACAAAACTACGAAAGTATAGGAAAAATAGTAGCAATATTTCCAAATATTATTTCAAATACACACTCGTTTACACTCAAAATTTCATTTGACAAAAAAAATTTTAATATTTATCCAAATATGTATGCAAAGATATTTATGCAAATAGGTTCAAATGATGAACAATAA
- a CDS encoding TolC family protein — MIKKIYLSFLISTLCYSQSINFNEVLQQSLENSKDLKKQALNIDSIKQDYNIVDGINYGKLSISSEVSRTNHAGYVFNSKLSSREATFRDFGFSQMNEGMDIIPKDLNYPNDRTNINSYVSYDIPIFMGFKIENQKDILKLQEKANELLYNLDKKNLEFEILKAYNGAVVAKDFVKALEKAKQTVEFIYEGAKEFHKNGLVTKIDVNEAKVYQLNINSILTEAKNNFNLALSYLKYLTSNENITDVENLENIYFDLKNFDELYNNALETRDEIKMQNITIEANKKNIDIQKGSYYPTVFSHLEYGVNDDRFTASKDKDYYIALVGISLTLFDSSRSAYLEKSKIEHLKSTLDYEKLKDGIKLELEKAILDYKAKQEILKEKIEAKNLAFEVLNQANLQYKNRLISMTTLLSQEANFRKSESMLINARYENSLALAKLNLVLGQNLNKDEK, encoded by the coding sequence ATGATAAAAAAGATTTATTTATCTTTTCTAATTTCTACATTATGTTACTCACAAAGCATAAATTTTAATGAAGTTTTACAACAATCATTAGAAAACAGTAAAGATTTAAAAAAACAAGCATTAAATATTGATTCGATAAAACAAGATTATAATATTGTAGATGGAATAAATTATGGAAAATTATCTATTTCATCTGAAGTTAGCAGAACAAACCATGCTGGATATGTTTTTAATTCAAAATTATCTTCAAGAGAGGCAACATTTAGGGATTTTGGATTTTCTCAAATGAACGAAGGTATGGATATAATTCCAAAAGATTTAAACTACCCAAATGATAGAACAAACATCAACTCTTATGTAAGTTATGACATTCCAATTTTTATGGGATTTAAAATAGAAAATCAAAAAGATATTCTAAAACTTCAAGAAAAAGCAAACGAACTTTTATATAATCTTGACAAAAAGAATTTAGAGTTTGAAATACTAAAAGCTTATAATGGTGCAGTTGTAGCTAAAGATTTTGTAAAAGCTTTAGAAAAAGCAAAACAAACTGTTGAGTTTATTTATGAAGGGGCAAAAGAGTTTCATAAAAATGGGCTTGTAACAAAAATTGATGTAAATGAAGCAAAAGTTTATCAGTTAAATATCAATTCAATACTAACTGAAGCAAAAAACAATTTTAATTTAGCTCTTTCTTATTTAAAATATCTTACTTCAAATGAAAATATTACAGATGTTGAAAACCTTGAAAATATATATTTTGATTTAAAAAACTTTGATGAGTTATATAACAATGCACTTGAAACTAGAGATGAAATAAAAATGCAAAACATAACAATTGAAGCAAATAAAAAAAATATTGATATACAAAAAGGTTCATATTATCCAACTGTTTTTTCACACTTAGAATATGGTGTAAATGATGATAGATTCACTGCTTCAAAAGATAAAGATTATTATATTGCTTTAGTTGGTATATCACTAACTTTATTTGATTCTTCGCGAAGTGCTTATCTTGAAAAAAGTAAAATAGAACATCTAAAATCTACTTTAGATTACGAAAAATTAAAAGATGGAATAAAACTTGAACTTGAAAAAGCTATTTTAGATTATAAAGCTAAACAAGAAATTTTAAAAGAAAAAATTGAGGCAAAAAATCTAGCATTTGAAGTTTTAAATCAAGCAAATCTTCAATATAAAAATAGACTTATTTCTATGACAACCCTACTTTCACAAGAAGCAAATTTTAGAAAAAGTGAATCAATGCTTATAAATGCTAGATATGAAAACTCTTTAGCTTTAGCAAAACTAAATCTTGTTTTAGGACAAAACTTGAATAAGGATGAAAAATGA
- the pdxR gene encoding MocR-like pyridoxine biosynthesis transcription factor PdxR, translating into MYKFDNNSPLYMQLYKQLKNDIETKLKAGTKLPSIRKLSNDYNLSKTTVQNAYNQLYAEGYIESKKNSGYYICEDIIQNFQINLNRKENITKENNNYKIDFFPASLDKSSFPKQTWLKLYNKVVKDDIHYGIYHDIQGEVELREELSKYLLASRNVICKSEQIILTSGFTDSLFVLSIILKSFTKKVAIESPCYKTARKVFELANFEIEDILINQNGLDLSLLQKISSKALYLTPSHQFPTGVTIPISNRIKILNWAKENDVFIIEDDYDSELSYYNRPIPSMQGLDNFENVIYLGTFSKALSPALRISYIVLPTKLLEIYKKTFDFRFSQISIDIQKTLTLFLKEGHWERHLRKIRNINRKKHNLMKEFLKKFLGDDVKILREGSGLNLLIKPLIDIDLEKLEKIAQQKNVKIYFKEFFNLEKVIALGFGGFEEFEIENAIKIFSEIWLEAKK; encoded by the coding sequence TTGTATAAATTTGATAATAATTCACCTCTTTATATGCAACTTTATAAACAATTAAAAAATGATATTGAAACTAAATTAAAAGCAGGAACAAAACTGCCTTCTATTAGAAAACTATCAAATGATTATAATTTAAGTAAAACAACTGTGCAAAATGCATATAATCAATTGTATGCAGAAGGTTATATCGAAAGCAAAAAAAATAGCGGTTATTATATTTGTGAAGATATTATCCAAAATTTCCAAATTAATTTAAATAGAAAAGAAAATATTACAAAAGAAAACAACAATTATAAAATAGACTTTTTTCCAGCAAGTCTTGATAAAAGCTCTTTTCCAAAACAAACTTGGTTAAAACTTTATAATAAAGTGGTAAAAGATGATATTCATTATGGAATTTATCATGATATTCAAGGAGAAGTAGAGTTAAGAGAAGAATTATCGAAATATCTTTTAGCTTCAAGAAATGTTATTTGTAAATCAGAACAAATCATTCTTACAAGTGGATTTACTGATAGTTTATTTGTTTTATCAATTATTTTAAAAAGTTTTACAAAAAAAGTTGCTATTGAATCTCCTTGTTATAAAACTGCAAGAAAAGTATTCGAATTAGCAAACTTTGAAATAGAAGATATTTTAATAAACCAAAATGGATTAGATTTATCACTTTTACAAAAAATATCTTCAAAAGCTTTATATCTTACTCCATCACATCAATTTCCAACTGGAGTTACTATACCAATTTCAAATAGAATAAAAATCTTAAATTGGGCAAAAGAAAATGATGTTTTTATTATAGAAGATGATTATGATAGTGAACTAAGTTACTATAATCGCCCTATTCCTTCGATGCAAGGATTAGATAATTTTGAAAATGTTATCTATCTTGGAACTTTTTCAAAGGCTTTATCTCCAGCTCTACGAATCTCTTATATAGTTTTACCTACAAAACTTCTTGAAATTTATAAAAAAACCTTTGACTTTAGATTTTCACAAATTTCTATTGATATTCAAAAAACTTTAACACTTTTTTTAAAAGAGGGACATTGGGAAAGACACTTAAGGAAAATAAGAAATATAAATAGAAAAAAACATAATCTTATGAAAGAGTTTTTAAAAAAGTTTTTAGGAGATGATGTAAAGATTTTAAGAGAAGGAAGTGGCTTGAATTTATTAATAAAACCACTTATTGATATTGATTTAGAAAAGCTTGAAAAAATTGCTCAACAAAAAAATGTCAAAATCTATTTTAAAGAGTTTTTCAATCTTGAAAAAGTAATAGCTTTAGGATTTGGTGGATTTGAAGAGTTTGAAATTGAAAATGCTATAAAAATTTTTAGTGAAATTTGGCTTGAAGCTAAAAAATAA
- a CDS encoding TonB-dependent siderophore receptor, with protein sequence MKFSKHALVASSLALVFGVNLCADEVYTIQNKTLKEALEIISKKSNLSYIANDEILERKYINNIENIEGTQQALDKILEGTGLKAVIQNEAIVIVKEKVEGKGTVLEAISVNDSYKRGSVESGYLVEETSDIGPWKGKSLQDTPLAINVMTSELFENLQATSTDQIYNINPTIQMGRNQSQNNNGYAMLRGFSSSTAAFDGIKRERGQFTHNTNPEEYEKLETITGLSGFLYGSASIGGIMNYIPKRPTSKPEHSITVGNGGGKNGYYSHVDLGGPLTENGKLGYRLNAVSQDNDTHVEHQSVERKLVNLALDYRVTDNLLIQGTVSDSDYRLDGRQPYWYLAKGAKRPSASSIDSNKLWGQKWTYNDGEVRRYSTNVLWNINDNIAFRSAYMNEKITRDGIFSSNTIQADGTYTQVTTNSAGADQDFYGYGAYAFVDFDFDTASINHQLTMGMQTSDSYRNTLNTNDTNSKITLTGLNFDSPVYVSSPVVSPIVSKTTKSLHSTSKNFTIGDSIQLNPQWALIVGATHVQLKYQDTDYKKSELTPSVSLIYKPIENLSLYTSYMEGLELGGIAADTYGGYNVVNARKAMDPLMSEQIEVGAKLTLGDTLLTVAIFEIDKGLEYYDVTDITKPTYVQDGRQVHKGIEFTATGKITDNLTAITGITLLDPKTKENKNNPLLEGKRPQDVADKFAKLYLEYSPFDTMDLAFNSGINYTGSFYGDNLNTDKIPSYTLVDFGARYTTKATTYPLTFRVNVNNAFDRDYWINSNYLGDKRTIHASVQMKF encoded by the coding sequence ATGAAGTTTTCAAAACACGCATTAGTTGCCTCAAGTTTAGCTTTAGTTTTTGGTGTGAACTTATGCGCTGATGAAGTTTATACAATTCAAAATAAAACTTTAAAAGAAGCATTAGAAATCATTTCAAAAAAATCAAATTTATCATATATTGCAAATGATGAAATATTAGAAAGAAAATATATAAACAATATTGAAAACATCGAAGGTACACAACAAGCTTTAGATAAAATATTAGAAGGAACAGGACTAAAAGCTGTTATTCAAAATGAAGCTATTGTAATAGTAAAAGAAAAAGTTGAAGGTAAAGGTACAGTTTTAGAAGCAATATCAGTTAATGATAGTTATAAAAGAGGTAGTGTCGAAAGTGGTTATTTAGTAGAAGAAACTTCAGATATTGGACCATGGAAAGGTAAATCACTTCAAGATACACCATTAGCAATAAATGTAATGACATCAGAATTATTTGAGAATTTACAAGCCACATCAACCGACCAAATTTATAATATTAATCCAACGATTCAAATGGGTAGAAATCAGTCTCAAAATAATAATGGTTATGCAATGTTAAGAGGTTTTAGTAGTAGTACAGCAGCATTTGATGGTATAAAAAGAGAAAGAGGGCAATTTACTCATAATACAAATCCAGAAGAGTATGAGAAACTAGAAACAATTACTGGTTTATCAGGTTTTTTATATGGATCAGCTTCTATTGGTGGAATTATGAACTATATTCCAAAACGTCCTACTTCAAAACCAGAACATAGTATAACAGTTGGAAATGGTGGTGGTAAAAATGGATATTATAGCCATGTAGATTTAGGTGGACCATTAACTGAAAATGGAAAATTAGGATATAGATTAAATGCGGTAAGTCAAGATAATGATACTCATGTAGAACACCAAAGTGTTGAAAGAAAATTAGTAAATTTAGCTCTTGATTATAGAGTAACAGATAATTTACTTATTCAAGGAACTGTTTCTGATAGTGATTATAGACTTGATGGAAGACAACCTTATTGGTATTTAGCCAAAGGAGCAAAAAGACCAAGTGCATCAAGTATAGATTCAAACAAACTTTGGGGACAAAAATGGACATATAATGATGGTGAAGTAAGAAGATATAGTACAAATGTTTTATGGAATATTAATGATAATATAGCTTTTAGATCAGCTTATATGAATGAAAAAATAACAAGGGATGGTATTTTCTCATCTAATACCATACAAGCAGATGGAACATATACTCAAGTTACTACAAATTCAGCTGGTGCAGATCAAGATTTTTATGGTTATGGGGCTTATGCTTTTGTGGATTTTGATTTTGATACAGCAAGTATAAATCACCAACTTACAATGGGAATGCAAACTAGTGATTCATATAGAAATACTTTAAATACTAATGATACCAACTCAAAAATAACACTAACTGGTCTAAATTTTGACTCGCCAGTATATGTATCTTCTCCTGTTGTATCACCTATTGTTTCAAAAACGACTAAAAGTCTTCATTCTACAAGTAAAAATTTTACTATTGGTGATAGTATTCAACTTAATCCTCAATGGGCATTAATAGTAGGAGCAACTCATGTTCAATTAAAATATCAAGATACTGATTATAAAAAAAGTGAATTAACACCATCTGTATCTCTTATATATAAACCAATAGAAAATTTATCTTTATATACAAGTTATATGGAAGGTTTAGAGTTAGGTGGAATAGCTGCAGATACTTATGGAGGATATAATGTAGTAAATGCAAGAAAAGCAATGGATCCTCTTATGAGTGAACAAATAGAAGTAGGAGCAAAACTTACTTTAGGTGATACTCTTTTAACAGTTGCTATTTTTGAAATTGATAAAGGTTTAGAATATTATGATGTAACAGATATTACAAAACCAACATATGTACAAGATGGAAGACAAGTTCATAAAGGAATTGAGTTTACAGCAACTGGAAAAATAACAGATAATTTGACAGCTATTACTGGAATAACTCTACTTGACCCTAAAACAAAAGAAAATAAAAATAATCCACTACTTGAAGGTAAAAGACCACAAGATGTTGCAGATAAATTTGCAAAATTATATTTAGAGTATAGTCCATTTGACACTATGGATTTGGCTTTTAATAGTGGAATTAATTATACAGGAAGTTTTTATGGAGATAATCTTAATACTGATAAAATACCAAGTTATACTTTAGTTGATTTTGGAGCTAGATATACTACAAAAGCTACAACTTATCCTTTAACATTTAGAGTTAATGTAAATAATGCTTTTGACAGAGATTATTGGATAAATAGTAATTATCTAGGAGATAAAAGAACTATACATGCTTCTGTTCAAATGAAGTTTTAA
- a CDS encoding efflux RND transporter permease subunit — MMNNNLNIAGRTAKVFINHPLTFILGIFILILGYFSLLIMPKEENPQIKVSGGVVIVALPDAKASEIQKVIIEPLEKKIKEIKGVEHIYSFAKDSVGIVQVQFYIGEDKEISNLKLYDQVMRNMDLMPKNAMQPIIKTMDIDTEIPIATIAFYSSKENKKELISQTELYNEVSRLSKEINKIKNVALVDLKGEKKDQFNILVDINKLSSYNLALAQVAKQIQALSYNTPNIKTSTNNNELVVFGIKQAIENVKDLENLIIVYNYQSPIYLKDIATIEESYDIQNKKEAYIYLKDENGNFEENNQITLSASKLKGSNSVIINEEIFAFMESQKDNLLAKNIKYTITRDDGYTANNAVNSLVKDLIVSIIIICILLIFTLGFKEAMIVSLTVPMILSLTLFVGFILGETVNRITLFALIVSLGMLVDAAIIVIENIHRHKHETPNLDIETLAITATNEIGNPTNIATIAIIMVFIPMFFVGGMMGQFMHPLPVFVPISLAISLFVAYAFTPYFVKKFLGAKK; from the coding sequence ATGATGAACAATAATCTTAATATTGCTGGTCGTACTGCTAAAGTATTTATCAATCATCCTTTAACTTTTATTTTAGGAATTTTTATACTTATTTTAGGATATTTTTCACTTCTTATTATGCCAAAAGAAGAAAATCCACAAATCAAAGTAAGTGGTGGAGTTGTAATAGTAGCACTTCCAGATGCAAAAGCAAGTGAAATTCAAAAAGTGATTATAGAACCACTTGAAAAAAAAATAAAAGAGATAAAAGGAGTTGAACATATTTACTCTTTTGCAAAAGATTCAGTAGGAATTGTACAAGTTCAGTTTTATATAGGCGAAGATAAAGAGATTTCAAACTTGAAACTTTATGACCAAGTTATGAGAAATATGGATTTAATGCCTAAAAATGCTATGCAACCAATAATCAAAACTATGGACATAGATACAGAAATTCCAATAGCAACTATTGCATTTTATAGTTCTAAAGAGAATAAAAAAGAGTTAATTTCTCAAACAGAACTTTATAATGAAGTTAGTCGTTTATCAAAAGAGATAAATAAAATAAAAAATGTTGCACTTGTGGATTTAAAAGGCGAAAAAAAAGATCAATTTAATATTTTAGTTGATATAAACAAACTCTCATCTTATAATTTGGCTCTTGCTCAAGTTGCAAAACAAATTCAAGCGCTATCATATAATACTCCAAATATAAAAACTTCCACAAATAACAATGAATTAGTTGTATTTGGAATAAAACAAGCTATTGAAAATGTAAAAGATTTAGAAAATTTAATCATTGTGTATAACTATCAATCTCCAATATATTTAAAAGATATAGCAACAATAGAAGAATCTTATGATATTCAAAATAAAAAAGAAGCCTATATTTATTTAAAAGATGAAAATGGAAATTTTGAAGAAAATAATCAAATAACACTAAGTGCTTCAAAACTAAAAGGTTCAAATTCAGTTATTATAAATGAAGAGATTTTTGCTTTTATGGAATCACAAAAAGACAATTTATTAGCAAAAAATATAAAATATACTATTACAAGGGATGATGGTTATACAGCAAATAATGCTGTAAATTCTTTAGTAAAAGATTTAATTGTTTCTATTATAATCATCTGTATTTTACTTATTTTTACTTTAGGATTTAAAGAAGCTATGATAGTTTCTCTTACTGTTCCTATGATTTTGTCTCTTACCCTTTTTGTAGGTTTTATCTTAGGTGAGACAGTAAATAGAATCACACTTTTTGCTTTGATTGTTTCACTTGGAATGTTAGTTGATGCAGCTATTATAGTAATAGAAAATATCCATAGACATAAACATGAAACACCAAATTTGGATATAGAAACTTTGGCTATTACAGCAACAAATGAGATAGGAAATCCTACAAATATAGCAACTATTGCTATTATCATGGTATTTATTCCAATGTTTTTTGTTGGAGGTATGATGGGACAATTTATGCACCCTCTTCCAGTATTTGTACCTATTTCTTTAGCTATTTCACTTTTCGTAGCTTATGCTTTTACTCCATATTTTGTAAAAAAATTTTTGGGAGCTAAAAAATGA
- a CDS encoding efflux RND transporter permease subunit — MRLEKFILDILNNKQKSLFIYFITLILFILSILTFPLEITKAKMLPSKDSDTFSIYVDLKDGSSIKQTKEVVNCVVNNLQNEENITNISAFLGVGQPLDFAALVKQSALKDKESQAEMVVNIKKAKERNISSYNLVSNLRKNIQEKCSLYEANIKFIELPAGPPVLASIVAEIYGGNNFESRRDFSLKVAKIFKNQTTLVDIDVLADEDFITYDLHINSNKTIMSGVDLEHLKATLFLAFEGMKISVINDRNAQSQIPIFIRLDDSRNLEKNSKLALNAKLQSLKIMNNLGQMISVSELVNIKESIKEPTLTSKDLNLMINVVAETSKDSQIYPLLDARNEMLNSLSNDYEVIKTNMLNLSFIDKKTNERFDLVFDGELKVTIDTFIDLGTAFIIALVLIFLLMVIYYKSFALSGVIVLSSFISIIGVIFAHIIMDLFTHDTFYLTATSLIGFIGLIGINSRNSTLIIDFAKQLIHEKNLNINEAIAKAAATRSKPIILTVLVLVFASSLIANDAVFGGLGVALIGGTLISYVVSMFFVPVIIKNQLKKII, encoded by the coding sequence ATGAGACTAGAAAAATTTATTTTAGATATTTTAAATAATAAACAAAAATCTCTTTTTATTTATTTTATAACTCTAATCTTATTTATTTTAAGTATTTTGACTTTTCCACTTGAAATCACAAAAGCAAAAATGCTTCCAAGTAAAGATTCTGATACATTTTCAATTTATGTAGATTTAAAAGATGGTTCAAGCATAAAACAGACTAAAGAGGTTGTAAATTGTGTTGTTAACAATCTTCAAAATGAAGAAAATATCACAAATATATCAGCTTTTTTAGGAGTTGGTCAACCTTTAGATTTTGCGGCTTTAGTAAAACAAAGTGCTTTAAAAGATAAAGAATCTCAAGCTGAAATGGTTGTAAATATAAAAAAAGCAAAAGAACGAAACATTTCAAGCTACAATCTTGTGAGTAATCTAAGAAAAAATATTCAAGAAAAATGTTCTTTATATGAAGCAAATATCAAGTTTATCGAACTTCCAGCAGGTCCTCCCGTTCTTGCTTCAATTGTTGCAGAAATTTATGGTGGCAATAATTTTGAAAGTAGAAGAGATTTTTCTTTAAAAGTTGCAAAAATTTTCAAAAATCAAACTACTTTAGTTGATATAGATGTTTTAGCTGATGAAGATTTTATAACTTATGATTTACACATAAATAGTAATAAAACTATTATGAGTGGAGTTGATTTAGAACATTTGAAAGCAACTTTATTTTTAGCTTTTGAAGGAATGAAAATATCAGTTATAAATGATAGAAATGCCCAAAGTCAAATTCCTATTTTTATAAGACTTGATGATTCAAGAAATCTTGAAAAAAATAGTAAATTAGCACTAAATGCTAAACTTCAATCTCTAAAAATCATGAATAATTTAGGACAAATGATAAGTGTATCAGAACTTGTAAATATAAAAGAGTCAATAAAAGAGCCAACTCTAACTTCAAAAGATTTAAATTTGATGATAAATGTAGTAGCTGAAACTTCTAAAGATAGTCAAATTTATCCTTTACTTGATGCAAGAAATGAGATGTTAAACTCGTTATCAAATGATTATGAAGTCATAAAAACAAATATGTTAAATCTATCTTTTATAGATAAAAAAACTAATGAGAGATTTGATTTAGTTTTTGATGGAGAGTTAAAAGTAACAATTGATACATTTATTGATTTAGGAACAGCTTTTATTATCGCTTTAGTTTTGATTTTTTTACTTATGGTTATTTATTATAAAAGTTTTGCTCTTTCAGGAGTTATTGTTTTATCGAGTTTCATTTCAATCATTGGAGTAATTTTTGCCCATATTATTATGGATTTATTTACACATGATACTTTTTATTTAACTGCAACTTCACTTATAGGATTTATAGGGCTTATAGGAATAAATTCAAGAAATTCAACTTTGATTATAGATTTTGCAAAACAATTAATTCATGAAAAAAATCTAAATATAAATGAAGCCATAGCAAAAGCAGCGGCAACACGTTCAAAACCGATTATTTTAACTGTTTTAGTTTTAGTATTTGCAAGTAGTTTGATAGCAAATGATGCAGTATTTGGAGGACTTGGAGTTGCACTAATAGGAGGAACACTTATCTCTTATGTTGTTTCTATGTTTTTTGTACCAGTTATCATAAAAAATCAGTTAAAAAAGATTATTTAA
- the argC gene encoding N-acetyl-gamma-glutamyl-phosphate reductase produces the protein MKYKIFVDGQHGTTGLKIHEMLEGREEIELLSIKEEEKKDLNKRKELLNSADLVFLCLPDAASIESVSLITNENVKVIDASTAFRTNPSWTYGIPEITPTQREKIKNSKRVCVPGCHASGLIIAMKPLIVNGILANSQKLICHSITGFSGGGKSMIDDYESGKFEDIGGQRPYALTLHHKHLPEMKYVLELDEAPLFTPSVGNFKQGMLVMSYLVKKDFKKAVSREEILDLYKNYYKDELFINIVENNDSYLDAGLLNPMKCNNTNSLEISVYENDTDMVVISRLDNLGKGASGAAVQCMNIMLGLEESKGLKVSKNL, from the coding sequence ATGAAATATAAAATATTTGTAGATGGACAACATGGAACAACAGGATTAAAAATCCATGAAATGTTAGAAGGACGAGAAGAAATAGAACTTTTATCTATAAAAGAAGAAGAAAAAAAAGATTTAAACAAAAGAAAAGAGCTTTTAAATAGTGCTGATTTAGTATTTTTATGTCTTCCTGATGCTGCTTCTATTGAATCAGTTAGTTTAATCACAAATGAAAATGTAAAAGTAATTGATGCAAGTACAGCTTTTAGAACAAATCCTTCTTGGACTTATGGAATTCCTGAAATTACACCAACTCAAAGAGAAAAAATCAAAAATTCTAAAAGAGTTTGTGTTCCAGGATGTCATGCAAGTGGACTTATAATAGCTATGAAACCTTTAATTGTAAATGGGATATTAGCAAATTCTCAAAAATTAATTTGCCATTCAATTACAGGATTTAGTGGTGGTGGGAAAAGTATGATTGATGATTATGAAAGTGGAAAATTTGAAGATATTGGAGGTCAAAGACCTTATGCCCTAACACTTCACCATAAACATCTTCCTGAAATGAAATATGTTTTAGAACTTGATGAAGCACCACTATTTACTCCAAGTGTTGGAAACTTCAAACAAGGTATGCTTGTGATGAGTTATTTAGTTAAAAAAGATTTCAAAAAAGCAGTTTCAAGAGAAGAGATTTTAGATTTATATAAAAACTATTATAAAGATGAACTTTTTATAAATATTGTTGAAAATAATGATTCATATCTTGATGCAGGACTTTTAAATCCTATGAAATGTAACAATACAAATAGTTTAGAGATTTCTGTTTATGAAAATGATACTGATATGGTTGTTATCTCAAGACTTGATAATCTAGGAAAAGGTGCAAGTGGAGCTGCTGTTCAATGTATGAATATAATGCTTGGACTTGAAGAATCTAAAGGATTAAAAGTAAGTAAAAATTTATAA